Proteins encoded in a region of the Isosphaeraceae bacterium EP7 genome:
- a CDS encoding M20/M25/M40 family metallo-hydrolase, whose amino-acid sequence MSSLPVRLPRAMLALAFGSALFWLPTLALVAQEPAPKADEPAKKADDPAKKAEVPGPVKQETADEVAKKAADTAKDQAKADEDPIERIKKEGLERSQVMATLSHLTDVIGPRLTASPAMKRANEWTRDQMTEWGLVNAHLEPWGPFGRGWTLKRFSIQVSDPQCIPLIAYPKAWSPGFDAPVTAPLVYFDVKTESDFSKYAEKLKGAIVLVSGPREVPARFQPLGHRIDDAELLTLANADGPAARRPRADGPGGPNRPATGTAVAGQPSVPDRMAGMRADRELNRKKMAFLMESGAIALLDSSPQGDGGTIFVAQASVPNPGPANAGPDAKRPSAWDKDAKIPPQVTLAKEHANRLIRMIEKGEQLKVTLDLSVQFHEDDELMGFNTLAEIPGTDLKNEVVMLGGHMDSWHSGTGATDNAAGVAVAMEAARILKALDLKPRRTIRVALWSGEEQGLFGSLAYAKEHFGQVDGPSPGFGGGGGGAPPKVKVKPEHETFSAYYNLDNGTGKIRGIYLQGNEATRAIFRPWLAPFREMGAATITSATTGGTDHLAFDGLGLPGFQFIQDPVEYDTRTHHSNQDLYDRAQADDLKQASVVMAAFIYNTAQRDEKLPRKAIEVVK is encoded by the coding sequence ATGTCAAGTCTCCCGGTTCGCCTGCCCCGAGCCATGCTCGCCCTGGCCTTCGGCTCGGCCTTGTTCTGGCTCCCGACGCTCGCCCTGGTCGCTCAGGAACCCGCCCCCAAGGCCGACGAGCCGGCCAAGAAAGCCGATGACCCGGCGAAGAAGGCCGAGGTTCCCGGGCCGGTGAAGCAGGAGACGGCCGACGAGGTGGCCAAGAAGGCCGCGGACACTGCTAAGGACCAGGCCAAGGCCGACGAGGACCCGATCGAGCGGATCAAGAAGGAAGGGCTCGAACGGTCGCAGGTCATGGCCACGCTCAGCCACCTGACCGACGTGATCGGCCCCAGGCTCACCGCATCGCCGGCCATGAAGCGGGCCAATGAGTGGACCCGAGACCAGATGACCGAGTGGGGCCTGGTCAATGCCCACCTCGAACCCTGGGGACCGTTCGGCCGAGGCTGGACCCTCAAGCGGTTCAGCATCCAGGTGTCTGATCCCCAGTGCATCCCCCTGATCGCCTATCCCAAGGCCTGGTCGCCCGGATTCGACGCCCCCGTCACCGCGCCCCTCGTCTACTTCGACGTGAAGACCGAATCCGACTTCTCCAAGTATGCCGAGAAGCTCAAAGGGGCCATCGTCCTGGTGAGCGGCCCGCGCGAGGTCCCCGCCCGGTTCCAGCCTCTGGGACACCGGATCGACGACGCCGAGCTGCTGACCCTGGCCAACGCCGACGGCCCCGCCGCGCGTCGCCCTCGCGCCGACGGACCCGGCGGGCCCAACAGACCGGCTACCGGCACCGCCGTCGCGGGCCAGCCGAGCGTGCCCGACCGGATGGCCGGGATGCGCGCCGATCGCGAGCTGAACCGCAAGAAGATGGCCTTCCTCATGGAGAGCGGCGCCATCGCCCTGCTCGATTCCAGCCCCCAGGGAGACGGCGGCACCATCTTCGTCGCTCAGGCGAGCGTCCCCAATCCCGGCCCGGCCAACGCTGGTCCCGACGCCAAGCGCCCGTCGGCCTGGGACAAGGACGCCAAGATCCCGCCGCAGGTCACCCTGGCCAAGGAGCACGCCAACCGCCTGATCCGCATGATCGAGAAGGGCGAGCAGCTCAAGGTCACGCTCGACCTGTCGGTGCAATTCCACGAAGACGACGAGCTGATGGGCTTCAACACCCTGGCGGAGATCCCCGGGACCGACCTTAAGAATGAAGTCGTGATGCTCGGCGGCCACATGGACAGCTGGCACAGCGGCACGGGCGCCACCGACAACGCCGCCGGCGTGGCCGTGGCGATGGAGGCCGCCCGGATCTTGAAGGCGCTCGACCTGAAGCCGAGGCGCACCATCCGAGTCGCACTCTGGTCGGGCGAGGAGCAGGGGCTCTTCGGCTCACTTGCCTATGCCAAGGAGCACTTTGGCCAGGTCGATGGCCCCTCGCCGGGCTTCGGCGGTGGCGGTGGCGGTGCTCCGCCCAAGGTCAAGGTGAAGCCCGAACACGAGACGTTCTCGGCCTACTACAACCTGGACAACGGAACCGGCAAGATCCGCGGCATCTACCTGCAAGGCAACGAGGCCACCCGAGCCATCTTCCGCCCCTGGCTCGCCCCGTTCCGTGAGATGGGCGCCGCCACCATCACCAGCGCCACTACCGGCGGCACCGACCACCTCGCCTTCGACGGTCTGGGCCTGCCCGGTTTCCAGTTCATCCAGGACCCGGTCGAATACGACACCCGCACCCACCACTCCAACCAGGACCTTTACGACCGGGCCCAGGCCGACGACCTGAAACAAGCCTCCGTCGTCATGGCCGCCTTCATCTACAACACCGCCCAGCGCGACGAGAAGCTCCCCCGCAAGGCGATCGAGGTCGTCAAGTGA